One window from the genome of Rhodopseudomonas sp. P2A-2r encodes:
- a CDS encoding isocitrate lyase/PEP mutase family protein has product MTFRTRRAVLREILAGDKCLRPASVYDAISLRIAEDIGFEVGMFGGSAASLAVLGDPDIALITLTELAEQMRRMARAATLPVLVDADHGYGNALNVRRTVQELEMAGAAGLTIEDTLLPQAYGVSKQQLISHDEGVGKIRAALQARGDSSLVIVGRTGAASITSVDDAIVRARAYQAEGVDALMFTGVKTRAELEAISAATTLPIVLGGPTEEMADWDFLAAQRVRIAVQGHAPIAAATQAIFATLQAVRDGAAPKELQGLASSDLMDWVTRAALVKQRAADVLGLKK; this is encoded by the coding sequence ATGACCTTCCGCACTCGCCGCGCCGTTTTGCGGGAGATCCTGGCCGGCGACAAATGCCTGCGTCCGGCCTCGGTCTATGACGCGATCTCGCTGCGCATCGCCGAGGACATCGGCTTCGAGGTCGGCATGTTCGGCGGCTCGGCGGCGTCATTGGCGGTGCTCGGCGATCCCGACATCGCGCTGATCACGCTCACCGAGCTGGCCGAACAGATGCGCCGCATGGCGCGTGCGGCGACGCTGCCGGTGCTGGTCGATGCCGATCACGGCTACGGCAATGCGCTCAACGTCCGCCGCACCGTGCAGGAGCTGGAGATGGCCGGCGCCGCCGGCCTCACCATCGAGGATACGCTGCTGCCGCAGGCCTATGGCGTTTCGAAGCAGCAATTGATTTCGCATGACGAGGGCGTCGGCAAGATCAGGGCGGCGCTGCAGGCGCGCGGCGATTCGTCGTTGGTCATCGTCGGCCGCACCGGTGCGGCGTCGATCACCTCGGTGGATGACGCCATCGTGCGCGCACGCGCTTATCAGGCCGAGGGCGTCGATGCGCTGATGTTCACCGGCGTCAAGACGCGCGCCGAGCTCGAAGCGATCAGCGCCGCGACCACGCTGCCGATCGTGCTCGGCGGCCCGACCGAGGAGATGGCCGACTGGGACTTCCTGGCCGCGCAGCGTGTGCGCATCGCAGTGCAGGGCCATGCGCCGATCGCCGCGGCGACGCAGGCAATCTTCGCCACCCTGCAGGCGGTGCGCGACGGTGCTGCGCCCAAGGAGTTGCAGGGCCTCGCGTCATCGGATCTGATGGACTGGGTGACCCGCGCGGCCCTCGTCAAACAGCGCGCCGCCGATGTGCTTGGGCTGAAGAAATAG
- a CDS encoding acylphosphatase — protein MVEAIRQVTIRGRVQGVGYRAWLEFTAEGLGLDGWVRNRRDGSVEALLAGPEQVVAEMIALCRQGPSAARVDGVVDEEGHPDALKLRATGERFSVLSTI, from the coding sequence ATGGTCGAGGCGATCCGTCAGGTCACCATCCGCGGCCGGGTCCAGGGCGTCGGCTATCGCGCCTGGCTGGAATTCACCGCCGAAGGCCTCGGCCTCGACGGCTGGGTGCGCAATCGCCGCGACGGCAGTGTCGAGGCGCTTCTCGCTGGCCCCGAACAGGTGGTCGCGGAGATGATCGCGCTGTGCCGCCAGGGCCCGTCCGCGGCGCGCGTCGACGGCGTGGTTGACGAGGAGGGCCATCCCGACGCCTTAAAGCTGCGCGCCACCGGCGAACGGTTTTCGGTGCTATCGACGATCTGA
- a CDS encoding FliM/FliN family flagellar motor switch protein → MSEFRSPVPTLDNVTVDIMVVLGTTSMPVHQVMRLSRGAIIELDAGEQDEVRILANNLPIASGVVQVNRNRIAVEVKQMLPRSADHR, encoded by the coding sequence ATGAGTGAGTTCAGGTCCCCAGTGCCAACCCTCGATAATGTCACAGTCGATATCATGGTGGTCCTCGGAACCACCTCGATGCCCGTCCATCAGGTGATGCGGCTCAGCCGCGGCGCCATCATTGAGCTGGATGCCGGCGAGCAGGATGAGGTGCGGATCCTCGCCAACAACCTGCCGATCGCCAGCGGCGTGGTGCAGGTCAACCGCAACCGCATCGCGGTCGAAGTCAAGCAAATGTTGCCGCGGAGCGCAGACCACAGATAG
- a CDS encoding dihydrodipicolinate synthase family protein, producing MSQASIRTYRGVFPVAPTIFNDRGELDLDGQRRCIDFMIDAGSNGICILANFSEQFVLTDAERDQIMHAVLAHVAGRVPVIVTTTHFSSSICAVRSRQAQQAGAAMVMVMPPYHGATFRVSEKAIFDFYRVVSDAIDIPIMIQDAPVAGTPLSVHFLARMARDIGNVSYFKIEVPMAAAKLRDLIAAGGDSIVGPWDGEEAITLMADLDAGATGAMTGGGYPDGIRQIVDPYFAGQREEAAAAYARWLPLINYENRQCGLQACKILMKEGGVIGSDMVRHPLQNVHPATRAGLLEIAKRLDPVVLRWGK from the coding sequence ATGAGCCAAGCCAGCATTCGCACCTATCGCGGCGTTTTTCCTGTCGCGCCGACGATTTTCAACGATCGCGGCGAGCTCGATCTCGATGGCCAGCGGCGCTGTATCGATTTCATGATCGACGCCGGCTCCAACGGCATCTGCATTCTCGCCAACTTCTCCGAACAGTTCGTCCTGACCGACGCCGAACGGGACCAGATCATGCATGCGGTGCTCGCGCATGTCGCCGGCCGGGTGCCGGTCATCGTCACGACCACGCATTTCAGCTCGTCGATCTGCGCCGTCCGCAGCAGGCAGGCCCAGCAGGCCGGCGCCGCCATGGTGATGGTCATGCCGCCCTATCACGGCGCCACCTTTCGCGTGTCCGAAAAGGCGATCTTCGATTTCTATCGCGTCGTCTCCGATGCCATCGACATCCCGATCATGATCCAGGACGCCCCGGTCGCGGGGACGCCGCTCTCGGTCCACTTTCTGGCACGCATGGCGAGGGACATCGGCAACGTCAGCTATTTCAAGATCGAGGTCCCGATGGCCGCCGCCAAGCTGCGTGATCTCATCGCGGCGGGTGGCGACAGCATTGTCGGCCCTTGGGACGGCGAAGAAGCCATCACCCTGATGGCCGATCTGGATGCCGGCGCGACCGGCGCCATGACCGGTGGCGGCTACCCCGACGGCATCCGGCAGATCGTGGATCCTTATTTCGCCGGGCAACGTGAAGAGGCGGCGGCGGCCTATGCACGCTGGCTGCCGCTGATCAATTACGAGAACCGGCAATGCGGTTTGCAGGCCTGCAAGATCCTGATGAAGGAGGGCGGCGTAATCGGGTCGGACATGGTTCGCCATCCGCTGCAGAACGTGCATCCGGCGACGCGCGCGGGTCTTCTGGAGATTGCCAAGCGCCTCGATCCGGTCGTGCTGCGCTGGGGAAAATAG
- a CDS encoding LysR family transcriptional regulator, which translates to MQDFNGLDWDDLKVFLHAARGGSLGSAARRLRVDQSTISRRIAHLESTLGIALFERLPSGLRVNEAGDRLLCHAERIESAVIAMREDVQCGGTQMAGRVRLATMEGIASLYLAARLSRLRRQHPHLTVELLTSPQTVSVNRREADLFLSFFQPRGQGMVSKQLGSFRLGLYGARDYLDREGMPDSAADLARHSFVTYIDDLIQLDSVRWLDDIIKTPNVSFHSNSMIAQMNAAAGGIGLVLLPSFAVEGRRDLMPVLPRQLSTSRELWLNVHTDLQFVPRIRAVSGFLKATFKADPTMQANTSGAQLLDALMDGEHLKPVIPAQRLQGAAAMERAAPRRTTRL; encoded by the coding sequence ATGCAGGATTTCAACGGACTCGACTGGGACGATCTCAAGGTCTTTCTCCACGCCGCGCGCGGCGGCAGCCTAGGCAGTGCCGCCAGACGGCTGCGTGTCGATCAATCCACCATCAGCCGCCGGATCGCGCATCTCGAGAGTACCCTCGGGATCGCGCTGTTCGAGCGGCTGCCGTCAGGCCTGCGCGTCAACGAGGCCGGCGACCGCCTGCTGTGCCACGCTGAGCGCATCGAGAGCGCGGTCATCGCCATGCGCGAGGACGTGCAATGCGGCGGCACGCAGATGGCAGGCCGGGTCCGGCTGGCCACCATGGAAGGCATTGCGTCGCTCTATCTCGCGGCGCGGCTATCGCGGCTGCGCCGGCAGCACCCCCACCTGACAGTCGAACTGCTGACGTCGCCGCAGACCGTGTCGGTCAACCGCCGCGAAGCCGATCTCTTCCTCAGCTTCTTCCAGCCGAGAGGGCAAGGCATGGTGTCCAAGCAACTCGGCAGCTTCCGGCTCGGCCTCTACGGTGCGCGGGATTATCTCGACCGCGAGGGAATGCCCGACAGCGCCGCCGATCTCGCACGGCATAGCTTCGTGACCTATATCGACGATCTGATCCAGCTCGACTCGGTGCGCTGGCTTGACGACATCATCAAGACGCCGAACGTCAGCTTTCACTCCAACAGCATGATCGCCCAGATGAACGCCGCTGCCGGCGGAATCGGTCTGGTGCTGCTGCCGAGTTTCGCGGTCGAGGGACGCCGTGACCTCATGCCGGTCCTGCCACGACAATTGTCAACCTCTCGCGAGCTCTGGCTCAACGTCCACACCGACCTGCAATTCGTGCCGCGCATTCGCGCGGTGTCGGGCTTCCTGAAAGCCACGTTCAAGGCGGATCCGACCATGCAGGCGAATACGTCCGGCGCGCAATTGCTCGATGCGTTGATGGACGGCGAACACCTCAAGCCCGTCATTCCTGCCCAGAGGCTGCAGGGTGCGGCGGCGATGGAGCGCGCCGCGCCGCGACGGACCACGCGCCTCTGA
- a CDS encoding carbon-nitrogen hydrolase family protein, whose amino-acid sequence MLPTFKAAAVHAAPVFLDKAATTKKALALIREAAGNGAALVAFPETFIPAFPVWAALWAPIDNHDLFVRMADQSVLVDGPEVKAIRDEARARGIFVSIGISEKSPASVGAIWNSNLLIGDDGAILNHHRKLVPTFYEKLIWSPGDGAGLRVVDTRIGRIGQLICGENTNPLARYALMAQGEQFHISSWPPVWPTRRPSDGVNYHIAAATRIRASAHCFEAKVFGLVTAGVLDKAARDMLVARDPSAAAVLDGTPRAASFFLDPTGEQIGESLCEDEGILYADIDLNKCVEPKQFHDVVGYYNRFDVFDLRVNRRRLHPVTFTNEADATAIADPVEPLALEG is encoded by the coding sequence ATGCTTCCAACCTTCAAGGCTGCTGCGGTGCACGCTGCGCCGGTATTTCTGGACAAGGCTGCGACCACGAAAAAGGCGCTGGCGCTCATCCGTGAGGCAGCCGGCAACGGTGCGGCGCTGGTGGCATTTCCGGAGACCTTCATTCCGGCCTTCCCGGTATGGGCCGCGCTGTGGGCGCCGATCGACAATCACGACCTGTTCGTGCGCATGGCCGACCAGTCGGTGCTGGTCGACGGGCCTGAGGTCAAGGCCATTCGCGACGAAGCGCGGGCGCGGGGCATCTTCGTCTCGATCGGCATCAGTGAGAAGTCGCCGGCCAGCGTCGGGGCGATCTGGAATTCGAATTTGCTGATCGGCGACGATGGGGCCATCCTCAATCATCACCGCAAGCTGGTGCCGACGTTCTACGAAAAGCTGATCTGGAGTCCGGGCGACGGCGCAGGCCTGCGCGTGGTCGACACCAGGATTGGCAGGATCGGGCAACTGATCTGCGGTGAGAACACCAATCCCCTCGCGCGCTACGCGCTGATGGCGCAGGGCGAGCAGTTTCACATTTCGAGCTGGCCGCCGGTGTGGCCGACGCGGCGGCCCTCCGATGGCGTGAATTACCACATCGCCGCCGCGACCCGCATTCGCGCCAGCGCGCATTGCTTCGAAGCCAAGGTGTTCGGCCTAGTCACTGCCGGCGTGCTCGACAAGGCGGCGCGCGACATGCTGGTGGCACGCGATCCATCGGCCGCCGCCGTGCTCGACGGCACGCCGCGCGCGGCGTCGTTCTTCCTCGACCCCACCGGCGAGCAGATCGGCGAGTCGCTGTGCGAGGACGAGGGCATTCTCTACGCTGATATCGATCTCAACAAATGCGTCGAGCCCAAGCAGTTTCACGATGTGGTCGGTTACTACAACCGCTTCGACGTTTTCGATCTGCGGGTCAACCGCCGTCGTCTTCACCCGGTGACGTTTACCAACGAGGCGGATGCAACCGCGATCGCGGATCCCGTCGAACCGCTCGCACTGGAAGGATAG